In Caproicibacterium amylolyticum, a genomic segment contains:
- the aroA gene encoding 3-phosphoshikimate 1-carboxyvinyltransferase, whose product MNRARIQPSSLHGTAAPPPSKSAAHRAIICAGLAKGSSVLSPIGTSVDMAATIGCMEALGAAAAQTEDTLQIQGISALPAAPVTLDCAESGSTLRFLIPLAAALGVTAEFVGRGRLPQRPLGIYLDLLPQHGVACKTAAGLPLTVSGQLQPGDFCLPGDISSQFITGLLFALPLLSGDSTITLTTPLQSAAYVDMTCSALQKFGVQVTRTETGWLVPGKQTYKAGNQQIERDWSQAAFLLTAGALDGEVSLFGLDQNSAQGDRAIEDLLRCFGADLSWQDGVLTARPGELHGIDIDVEQIPDLAPILAVVGAFAQGHTRLLNGARLRLKESDRLTALRRMVCALGGRAEEKADSLIIYGTSLSGGTADGCNDHRIVMAAAIAALRAKHPVVVTDAEAVRKSWPEFFDVYKDLGGKADVILG is encoded by the coding sequence ATGAACCGCGCGCGGATTCAGCCCAGCAGTCTGCACGGCACCGCCGCACCGCCGCCCAGCAAAAGCGCCGCTCACCGCGCCATTATCTGCGCCGGTCTTGCAAAGGGAAGCAGCGTGCTTTCTCCTATCGGCACCAGTGTGGACATGGCCGCAACCATCGGCTGCATGGAAGCACTCGGCGCTGCGGCGGCACAAACCGAAGATACTTTACAGATTCAGGGCATCTCTGCCCTGCCCGCCGCGCCGGTCACGCTGGACTGCGCGGAAAGCGGCTCTACCCTGCGGTTCCTGATTCCGCTGGCAGCGGCACTCGGCGTAACGGCGGAATTTGTCGGGCGCGGGCGTCTGCCGCAGCGTCCTTTAGGCATTTATCTGGATTTGCTGCCGCAGCACGGCGTTGCCTGCAAAACCGCCGCCGGCCTGCCGCTGACGGTTTCCGGACAGCTTCAGCCGGGTGATTTTTGCCTGCCGGGGGATATTTCCAGCCAGTTCATTACCGGACTGCTGTTTGCACTGCCGCTGCTTTCTGGCGACAGCACCATTACGCTGACAACCCCACTGCAAAGCGCCGCTTATGTGGACATGACCTGCAGTGCGCTGCAGAAATTTGGCGTACAGGTTACCCGTACGGAAACCGGCTGGCTGGTGCCGGGCAAGCAGACGTACAAAGCGGGAAATCAGCAGATTGAGCGGGACTGGAGTCAAGCGGCGTTCCTGCTGACCGCGGGTGCGCTGGACGGCGAGGTTTCCCTTTTCGGACTTGACCAAAACTCCGCGCAGGGCGACCGTGCGATTGAGGATCTGCTGCGCTGCTTCGGTGCAGACCTCAGCTGGCAGGACGGCGTGCTGACCGCACGCCCCGGCGAACTGCACGGAATCGACATTGATGTAGAGCAGATTCCCGACTTGGCACCGATTCTCGCAGTGGTGGGAGCCTTTGCGCAGGGACACACCCGCTTGCTCAACGGCGCACGGCTCCGCTTAAAAGAGAGCGACCGCCTGACCGCCCTGCGCCGCATGGTCTGTGCACTGGGCGGGCGAGCAGAGGAAAAAGCGGACAGTCTTATTATTTACGGCACTAGTCTTTCCGGCGGCACTGCGGATGGCTGCAACGACCACCGCATCGTTATGGCTGCGGCTATCGCCGCGCTGCGTGCCAAGCATCCTGTTGTAGTGACTGACGCAGAAGCCGTGCGCAAAAGCTGGCCGGAATTTTTTGATGTATACAAAGATTTAGGGGGAAAAGCGGATGTCATCCTGGGGTAA
- the prmA gene encoding 50S ribosomal protein L11 methyltransferase: MDWTDVTVTVAQEDGEKAEAIAQMVVPYGIYIEDYSDLEQGAREIAHIDLIDEELLKKDRSHTIIHIYLEPQENPSEAVAFLSERLTAANVDHNIGEASCKMEDWINNWKKYFHPMPVGEKLLIQPSWEEPAESGGRTVLHLEPGLAFGTGTHETTRLCMQMLETYVQPDAEILDVGCGSGILSVAALLLGAKSAVGVDIDELAVKTAVDNARRNHVGERFTGICGSLTEKVSGTYDVVVANIVADVIIALTTDVKKFLKPNAVYLMSGIIDEREEDALKILEPHFEILQRQEERGWVALAAKVRG, from the coding sequence ATGGACTGGACAGACGTTACCGTGACCGTTGCACAGGAAGACGGCGAAAAAGCCGAAGCTATTGCGCAGATGGTGGTGCCGTACGGCATTTATATTGAGGACTACTCCGATTTGGAGCAGGGCGCGCGTGAAATCGCGCACATTGACCTGATTGACGAAGAATTGCTGAAAAAAGACCGCTCCCACACGATTATCCATATCTATTTGGAGCCGCAGGAGAATCCCTCCGAAGCGGTGGCGTTTTTGTCGGAGCGCCTGACTGCGGCTAATGTTGACCACAACATCGGCGAAGCCTCCTGTAAGATGGAGGACTGGATCAACAACTGGAAAAAGTACTTTCACCCGATGCCGGTGGGCGAAAAGCTGCTGATTCAGCCTTCCTGGGAGGAGCCGGCCGAAAGCGGCGGACGCACAGTGCTGCACTTGGAGCCGGGGCTTGCCTTTGGCACCGGCACGCACGAAACCACCCGCCTTTGCATGCAGATGCTGGAAACTTATGTGCAGCCGGATGCAGAAATTTTGGACGTTGGCTGCGGCAGCGGTATTTTAAGCGTGGCGGCGCTGCTGCTGGGGGCAAAGTCGGCGGTGGGCGTGGATATTGACGAGTTGGCTGTAAAAACGGCTGTGGACAACGCCCGGCGCAACCACGTTGGCGAGCGCTTCACCGGCATCTGCGGCAGCTTGACCGAAAAGGTCAGCGGAACCTACGATGTGGTGGTTGCCAATATCGTTGCGGATGTCATTATTGCGCTGACAACAGATGTGAAAAAATTCTTGAAACCCAATGCGGTATACCTGATGAGCGGCATTATCGACGAGCGCGAAGAAGATGCGCTCAAAATATTGGAGCCGCACTTTGAGATTCTGCAGAGGCAGGAAGAGCGCGGCTGGGTTGCATTGGCAGCGAAAGTGCGCGGATAA
- a CDS encoding bifunctional chorismate mutase/prephenate dehydratase, protein MELSDIRKEIDTIDEQLLPLFMKRMDCAKKVAEVKKRDGTPVFNPVREQEILDRISAKAGEYGGAARIVYNTIMSESRALQHSLLGAGKDLRQRISAAPKAPRRTTNVACLGGAGSYSHDVLQALYPQAEPSFFSRFSDIFRCVEQRQADLAVIPVENSSAGSVSEVYGLLMQYCFSIIAAKTLGVHHCLASRTGRIADIRCVRSKDIALMQCSQRLATLQLPLSEISSTSAAAELAEKDVGIAAVCSESAAQQHGLKILEPDIQNADNNATRFVVISKEMCIPDDAQKISLCFNVAHTTGSLNSVLSRFAAAGMNLTKIESRPIEGKDFEYDFYLDFTGNVHDPKVLELLCSLEDELPRFHFLGNYCEMK, encoded by the coding sequence ATGGAATTATCAGATATACGCAAAGAGATTGACACAATCGACGAACAGCTGCTGCCGCTTTTCATGAAGCGTATGGACTGCGCAAAAAAAGTTGCAGAAGTAAAAAAGCGGGATGGCACCCCAGTGTTTAACCCTGTGCGTGAGCAGGAGATTTTGGACCGCATTTCTGCGAAAGCCGGTGAATACGGCGGCGCGGCGCGCATTGTGTACAACACCATCATGAGCGAAAGCCGTGCGCTGCAGCACAGCCTGCTGGGTGCCGGCAAAGACCTGCGCCAGCGCATTTCTGCCGCACCGAAAGCACCCCGCCGCACCACAAACGTTGCGTGTTTGGGCGGCGCGGGTTCCTACAGCCACGATGTTCTGCAGGCACTTTATCCGCAGGCAGAACCGAGCTTTTTCAGCCGGTTCAGCGATATTTTCCGCTGTGTGGAGCAGAGGCAGGCCGACCTTGCCGTCATTCCTGTTGAAAATTCCAGTGCAGGCAGCGTAAGCGAAGTTTACGGTCTGCTCATGCAGTATTGTTTTTCGATTATTGCGGCCAAAACACTGGGCGTACACCACTGCCTTGCAAGCCGCACCGGCAGAATTGCGGACATCCGCTGTGTTCGTTCCAAAGACATCGCGCTGATGCAGTGCTCCCAGCGGCTTGCCACCCTGCAGCTTCCGCTTTCGGAAATCAGCAGCACCAGTGCCGCCGCCGAACTTGCCGAAAAGGACGTTGGCATTGCCGCCGTCTGCAGTGAGAGTGCGGCACAGCAGCACGGCCTGAAAATTTTGGAACCCGATATTCAAAACGCGGACAACAATGCCACTCGCTTTGTGGTCATCAGCAAAGAAATGTGTATTCCAGACGACGCGCAGAAAATCAGCTTGTGCTTTAACGTAGCACACACCACTGGCAGTTTAAATTCGGTGCTTTCCCGTTTTGCCGCCGCCGGTATGAATTTGACAAAAATTGAATCCCGGCCGATTGAGGGCAAGGATTTTGAATACGATTTTTACCTTGATTTTACCGGAAACGTGCACGACCCGAAGGTTTTGGAGCTGCTGTGCTCACTGGAAGACGAACTGCCGCGGTTTCACTTTCTCGGCAACTACTGCGAAATGAAATAA
- the aroB gene encoding 3-dehydroquinate synthase, producing MKLTVNTQPSYEIIIENDCLTQIGSRAKALLPKAERAVLVSDTNVAPLYAEKVKQSLENAGFSVSTAVFPAGEQSKNLTTISSFYAAFSKANLTRTDFAVALGGGVCGDMTGFAAATWLRGIPFIQIPTTLLSQVDSSVGGKTGVDLPEGKNLVGAFHQPALVLIDPQTLSTLAPAFFADGMGEVIKYGCIRDKSLFDRLAAEDCRNYLAEMIYTCVDIKRQVVERDERDTGERAILNFGHTFGHALERVQNYGGLSHGKAVGIGMVLISQIGEKNGLTAAGTAESITALLQKYGLPTSCEETLETLLPATAHDKKSSGSGVKLVFLKTIGECFTQNVPRSELPELCGVSQ from the coding sequence ATGAAGCTGACTGTAAACACACAGCCGTCTTACGAAATTATCATCGAAAACGACTGCCTTACCCAAATTGGAAGCCGCGCAAAGGCGCTTTTGCCAAAAGCGGAGCGTGCGGTACTGGTGTCTGACACCAATGTAGCACCGCTGTACGCCGAAAAAGTAAAGCAGTCGCTGGAAAATGCCGGATTCTCTGTTTCCACCGCAGTTTTTCCCGCCGGGGAACAGAGCAAGAATCTAACGACGATTTCGTCGTTTTACGCGGCTTTTTCCAAGGCGAACCTGACCCGCACCGACTTTGCAGTGGCGCTGGGCGGCGGTGTCTGCGGCGATATGACCGGTTTTGCGGCGGCAACGTGGCTGCGCGGTATCCCATTTATCCAGATTCCGACCACGCTGCTTTCGCAGGTGGATTCCTCCGTCGGCGGCAAAACCGGTGTGGACCTGCCCGAGGGTAAAAATTTGGTAGGTGCGTTCCACCAGCCCGCGCTGGTGCTGATTGACCCGCAGACACTTTCCACTCTGGCCCCCGCTTTCTTTGCGGACGGCATGGGGGAAGTCATTAAATACGGCTGCATCCGCGACAAATCGCTGTTTGACCGCCTTGCCGCTGAGGACTGCCGCAATTACCTTGCAGAAATGATTTACACCTGTGTAGACATTAAGCGGCAGGTCGTGGAGCGCGATGAACGCGACACCGGCGAACGCGCCATTCTCAACTTTGGGCACACGTTTGGGCACGCGTTGGAGCGGGTGCAGAACTACGGCGGCCTTTCCCACGGAAAAGCCGTTGGCATCGGCATGGTGCTGATTTCACAGATTGGCGAAAAGAACGGTCTGACTGCAGCAGGCACTGCGGAAAGCATCACAGCACTGCTGCAAAAATACGGTCTGCCCACCTCCTGTGAAGAAACACTGGAAACATTGCTTCCGGCTACCGCGCATGACAAAAAAAGCAGCGGCAGCGGCGTGAAGCTAGTTTTCCTGAAAACGATTGGGGAATGTTTTACGCAGAATGTTCCGCGCAGTGAACTGCCCGAACTTTGTGGGGTATCGCAATGA
- the aroC gene encoding chorismate synthase has protein sequence MSSWGKQVKISIFGESHGPAIGCIVEGLPAGEAIDLDAVQAQMARRAPGQDSASTPRKEADAPQVLSGLLNGITIGAPLCAVIQNTNTHSSDYSNLLAVPRPGHSDYPAWVKYHGYNDIRGGGHFSGRLTAPLVFAGAVCRQILERKGVVLGAHALSVGTVSDSPLNPEPAALAALSTAYFPVLEAEKKDAMYREIETARAAQDSIGGVIECGIAGVPAGLGGEGMFGGVESVFSSILFGIPACKGVEFGAGFGAAKLHGSENNDPYYYDAEGHVKTRTNNAGGILGGITTGMPIVFRTAFKPTPSIAKDQQSVDLTTKENTVLAVRGRHDPCIVPRAVPVVESAAALALMNLPGILNGTAEV, from the coding sequence ATGTCATCCTGGGGTAAACAGGTAAAAATCAGTATTTTCGGTGAAAGCCACGGCCCGGCAATCGGCTGTATCGTAGAGGGACTGCCCGCCGGAGAAGCCATTGACCTTGACGCGGTGCAGGCACAGATGGCGCGCCGCGCCCCCGGGCAGGACAGCGCCAGTACCCCGCGGAAAGAAGCAGATGCTCCGCAGGTGCTTTCCGGCCTGCTGAACGGTATAACGATCGGTGCGCCGCTGTGTGCGGTGATTCAAAACACCAATACGCACTCCAGCGACTACAGCAATCTGCTGGCGGTTCCGCGCCCCGGCCATTCTGATTATCCGGCATGGGTCAAATACCACGGCTATAATGATATACGCGGCGGCGGGCACTTTTCCGGCAGGCTGACTGCTCCACTGGTATTTGCGGGCGCGGTCTGCCGCCAGATTCTGGAACGAAAGGGCGTCGTACTGGGTGCACACGCGCTTTCCGTCGGCACCGTCAGTGACAGCCCACTTAACCCTGAACCGGCAGCGCTGGCGGCGCTGAGTACTGCCTACTTCCCAGTGCTGGAGGCAGAGAAAAAAGACGCAATGTACCGCGAAATAGAAACCGCACGCGCGGCACAGGACAGCATTGGCGGCGTTATTGAATGCGGCATTGCCGGTGTGCCCGCCGGGCTTGGCGGCGAGGGAATGTTCGGCGGCGTGGAAAGCGTTTTTTCTTCTATTCTGTTTGGGATTCCCGCCTGCAAGGGTGTGGAGTTCGGTGCGGGCTTCGGTGCGGCAAAGCTTCACGGCAGTGAAAACAATGACCCCTATTACTACGACGCAGAGGGACATGTGAAAACACGCACAAACAACGCCGGCGGCATTTTAGGCGGTATCACAACCGGTATGCCTATCGTATTCCGCACAGCATTTAAGCCAACCCCCTCCATTGCCAAAGACCAGCAGAGCGTGGATTTGACCACAAAAGAAAACACCGTGCTGGCTGTGCGCGGCCGGCACGACCCCTGCATTGTGCCGCGTGCTGTGCCGGTGGTGGAGTCCGCCGCCGCACTGGCGCTGATGAATCTGCCCGGAATTTTAAATGGTACTGCGGAGGTGTAA
- the aroF gene encoding 3-deoxy-7-phosphoheptulonate synthase → MIIVLKSDCTEDQRKEFVAELEDTYGVSVNTWVGAQSTVLGLIGDTACIDIDNIGANEIVESVKRVQEPYKKANRKFHPDDTVVKLPNGLQIGGGTMTLIAGPCSVESEAQITEVAKRVHAAGAQFLRGGAFKPRTSPYAFQGLKAEGLELLNVAKKETGMPIVTELMSVRQIDLFLEAGVDVIQVGARNMQNFDLLRELGHLKTPILLKRGLSGTIEELLMSAEYIMAGGNENVILCERGIRTYETFTRNTLDISAVPILKKISHLPVVVDPSHAGGISWLVEPLAMAAVAAGADGLIIEVHNNPKKALSDGAQSLTPDQFDHVAGRIKEIAPLFGKKL, encoded by the coding sequence ATGATTATTGTTTTAAAGTCAGATTGTACAGAAGACCAACGCAAGGAATTTGTTGCAGAGCTGGAGGACACCTATGGCGTTTCCGTCAACACCTGGGTCGGCGCACAGAGCACTGTGCTCGGCTTAATTGGTGACACCGCCTGCATTGACATTGACAACATCGGTGCAAACGAAATTGTGGAATCCGTCAAACGTGTGCAGGAGCCTTATAAAAAGGCAAACCGCAAGTTCCACCCGGATGACACCGTTGTAAAGCTGCCGAACGGTCTGCAGATTGGCGGCGGCACCATGACACTGATTGCAGGACCCTGCAGTGTGGAATCTGAGGCGCAGATTACCGAAGTGGCAAAGCGTGTTCACGCCGCAGGTGCTCAGTTCCTGCGCGGCGGCGCCTTTAAGCCCCGCACCAGCCCCTACGCGTTCCAGGGCCTGAAAGCAGAGGGTCTGGAACTGCTGAACGTAGCAAAAAAAGAAACCGGCATGCCCATCGTCACCGAACTGATGAGTGTCCGCCAAATTGATCTGTTCCTTGAAGCCGGCGTGGATGTCATTCAGGTCGGCGCACGCAACATGCAGAACTTTGACCTGCTGCGTGAGCTTGGCCACTTGAAAACACCGATTCTGCTCAAGCGCGGCCTTTCCGGCACGATTGAGGAGCTGCTGATGAGTGCTGAATACATCATGGCAGGCGGCAATGAAAATGTCATTCTCTGCGAGCGCGGCATCCGCACCTACGAAACCTTTACCCGCAACACACTGGACATTTCTGCTGTGCCGATTCTCAAAAAGATTTCTCATCTGCCGGTTGTAGTTGACCCGAGCCATGCAGGCGGAATTTCCTGGCTGGTAGAGCCGCTGGCAATGGCAGCCGTTGCCGCCGGTGCAGACGGTTTGATTATTGAAGTGCACAATAATCCGAAGAAGGCGCTTTCCGACGGTGCCCAGTCCCTAACTCCTGACCAGTTCGACCATGTAGCAGGCCGCATTAAGGAAATTGCCCCCCTGTTCGGCAAAAAGCTGTAA
- a CDS encoding pyridoxamine 5'-phosphate oxidase family protein — MSVFETSLRILDELFSRDFQFALATAQQNIPSLRMVDTFYDNGAFWIVTNRKSRKVQDIQSNPQVALCSYLYSFSGKAFVAGHPLEQANKKIREKLVKAFAPWYFAHNNEEDEDMCFLCVKPTSGFFFKDGTGYKVDFEKQEAKTFPFEPDIVVVQ, encoded by the coding sequence ATGTCTGTATTTGAAACAAGCTTGAGAATTTTAGACGAACTTTTTTCGAGAGATTTTCAATTTGCACTGGCAACTGCACAACAAAATATTCCATCTTTAAGAATGGTGGATACTTTTTATGACAACGGCGCATTCTGGATAGTGACTAACCGGAAAAGCAGAAAAGTGCAGGATATACAGAGCAACCCGCAGGTAGCCCTGTGCAGCTACCTGTATTCTTTTTCAGGTAAAGCATTTGTTGCCGGTCATCCACTGGAGCAGGCAAACAAGAAGATTCGTGAAAAACTTGTTAAGGCCTTTGCACCGTGGTATTTTGCACATAATAACGAAGAAGATGAGGACATGTGTTTCCTGTGCGTTAAGCCGACTTCAGGCTTTTTCTTTAAAGACGGAACGGGATATAAAGTGGATTTTGAAAAGCAGGAAGCAAAGACATTTCCGTTTGAACCGGATATTGTTGTAGTGCAGTAA
- a CDS encoding prephenate dehydrogenase: MKRNIVIVGLGLIGGSLAKAFTKYTDCHVAGFDTDPATLEEALACGAITKAGDDCDLAGADIVYLCLYPQADIDFVKTHLSSFQKHTVVTDVCGIKAEVCRGLCALAKEGGFTYCGAHPMAGTEKHGFSASRADLFTGASYILVPCGAPEKVQELLRQTAFALGFGRSVSTTPEQHDRLIAFTSQVPHALACAYVMSPRCPEHRGFSAGSYRDVSRVANINEVMWSELFLDNRTALTEELDTLLKNLTDIRNAVAENDHDKLEELLRQGRLVKEELGE, encoded by the coding sequence GTGAAACGAAACATTGTCATTGTTGGGCTGGGTCTAATCGGCGGAAGCCTTGCAAAAGCCTTTACGAAATACACCGACTGCCATGTAGCCGGATTTGATACGGACCCCGCTACTCTAGAGGAAGCTCTGGCCTGCGGCGCCATTACAAAAGCCGGTGACGACTGCGACCTCGCTGGGGCCGACATTGTATATTTGTGCCTGTACCCGCAGGCGGACATTGACTTTGTAAAAACGCATCTTTCCTCTTTTCAGAAACACACCGTTGTCACTGACGTATGCGGCATTAAAGCGGAAGTCTGCCGTGGGCTCTGTGCACTGGCTAAAGAGGGCGGCTTCACCTACTGCGGCGCACACCCGATGGCCGGTACGGAAAAGCACGGTTTTTCCGCCTCCCGCGCCGACCTTTTTACCGGTGCAAGCTACATTCTGGTTCCCTGCGGCGCTCCGGAAAAAGTACAGGAGCTGCTGCGGCAGACTGCCTTTGCACTTGGCTTTGGCCGCTCGGTTTCCACTACACCGGAGCAGCACGACCGGCTGATTGCGTTTACCAGCCAGGTGCCGCACGCGCTTGCCTGCGCCTATGTAATGAGCCCGCGCTGCCCGGAGCACCGCGGCTTTTCCGCAGGCAGCTACCGGGATGTTTCCCGGGTGGCAAACATCAATGAAGTCATGTGGTCAGAACTGTTTCTGGACAACCGCACCGCACTTACCGAAGAATTGGACACTCTGCTGAAAAACTTAACGGACATTCGCAACGCGGTCGCCGAAAATGACCATGACAAGCTGGAGGAACTGCTGCGGCAGGGCCGCCTTGTAAAGGAGGAGCTTGGAGAATGA